A window of the Gammaproteobacteria bacterium genome harbors these coding sequences:
- the tatA gene encoding twin-arginine translocase TatA/TatE family subunit, with the protein MGFGGISIWSLLLILAIVILLFGTKKLRNVGGDLGGAIRSFKKSVKEEEAGKDEAESESQIIEGKVKEEDKV; encoded by the coding sequence ATGGGATTTGGTGGAATTAGTATCTGGTCGCTGTTATTAATCCTGGCGATTGTGATCCTGTTGTTTGGCACCAAGAAACTGCGCAACGTTGGCGGAGATCTGGGTGGCGCAATCAGGAGTTTCAAGAAATCGGTTAAAGAAGAGGAAGCCGGTAAGGACGAGGCGGAATCCGAGAGCCAGATTATCGAAGGTAAGGTGAAAGAAGAAGACAAGGTTTAA
- the tatC gene encoding twin-arginine translocase subunit TatC has translation MTEEDNPEPSASGSLMSHLVELRDRVVRMVVAILVIFLGLFYWANDIYVYLAEPLTRHLPEGANMIAIDVASPFLTPFKLVLMLSVFLAMPVILYQCWAFVAPGLYANEKRIAMPLLVSSILLFYAGVSFAYFVVFPLVFAFFTSVGPEMVNISTDIGRYLDFVLALFFGFGLAFEVPIATIILVAIGFTTPKKLAEKRPFIIVGAFILGMLLTPPDVISQVLLALPVWLLFEGGLIASKIIFKDRLFDEEYEDDDEGSESENGVVPDHQPLTDEEMEAELEQAEADEARIDKT, from the coding sequence GTGACCGAAGAAGATAACCCGGAACCCAGCGCAAGCGGCAGCCTGATGTCGCATCTGGTCGAGTTGCGTGATCGCGTGGTACGCATGGTGGTCGCAATACTCGTGATCTTCCTGGGTCTTTTCTACTGGGCTAATGACATCTATGTTTACCTGGCGGAGCCCTTGACGCGTCATTTGCCGGAAGGTGCCAACATGATCGCGATTGATGTTGCCTCGCCTTTCCTGACACCGTTCAAGCTGGTATTAATGCTGTCGGTATTCCTGGCGATGCCGGTTATTCTCTACCAGTGCTGGGCATTTGTGGCGCCCGGGCTCTACGCCAATGAAAAACGCATTGCCATGCCGCTGCTGGTGTCGAGCATTCTGCTGTTTTACGCCGGCGTGTCGTTTGCCTATTTCGTCGTTTTTCCACTGGTATTCGCGTTTTTTACCAGCGTTGGTCCCGAGATGGTCAATATATCGACCGATATAGGGCGCTACCTGGATTTCGTGTTAGCGCTGTTCTTTGGCTTCGGGCTTGCCTTCGAGGTGCCGATTGCAACCATAATCCTTGTCGCTATCGGTTTTACGACTCCCAAGAAGCTGGCTGAAAAGCGTCCGTTTATAATCGTCGGCGCATTTATTCTCGGCATGCTGTTAACCCCGCCAGACGTGATTTCACAAGTGCTGTTGGCGCTGCCTGTCTGGTTATTGTTCGAAGGGGGATTGATTGCATCGAAGATAATTTTCAAGGATCGCTTGTTCGACGAGGAATATGAAGACGACGACGAGGGTTCGGAGAGCGAAAACGGCGTCGTTCCGGACCACCAGCCTTTGACCGATGAAGAGATGGAAGCGGAACTCGAACAGGCCGAAGCCGACGAGGCCCGGATTGACAAAACCTGA
- the hisF gene encoding imidazole glycerol phosphate synthase subunit HisF, protein MSLAKRIIPCLDVDNGRVVKGIRFVEIRDAGDPVENARRYNLEGADELTFLDITASSDDRETMVHVVEDVAREVFIPLTVGGGIRELADIRRMLNVGADKVSINTAAVFNPEFVANAADKFGSQCIVVAVDAKRVNADDEADRWEIFTHGGRKPTGIDVLEWVQKMDAYGAGEILLTSMDRDGTRAGFDNELNRQVSEAVRVPVIASGGVGNLQHLADGILVGKADAVLAASIFHFGEYRISEAKAFMRDRGIEVRDD, encoded by the coding sequence ATGTCGCTAGCAAAACGTATCATCCCCTGTCTTGACGTCGACAATGGCCGTGTCGTCAAGGGAATCAGATTCGTCGAAATACGCGATGCCGGAGATCCGGTTGAAAACGCTCGACGCTATAACCTCGAGGGTGCTGACGAGCTGACTTTTCTCGATATTACCGCAAGTTCTGACGATCGTGAGACCATGGTGCACGTGGTCGAGGACGTGGCGCGCGAGGTGTTCATTCCGTTAACGGTGGGCGGCGGGATTCGTGAGTTAGCCGATATCAGGCGCATGCTTAATGTCGGAGCCGATAAGGTCAGTATTAATACCGCGGCAGTATTCAATCCCGAATTTGTTGCCAATGCGGCGGACAAGTTCGGTTCCCAGTGTATCGTGGTTGCGGTTGATGCAAAGCGGGTAAACGCGGACGACGAGGCTGATCGCTGGGAAATATTCACACACGGTGGCCGCAAGCCGACGGGTATCGATGTACTCGAATGGGTGCAAAAAATGGATGCGTACGGTGCCGGTGAAATTCTTTTGACCAGCATGGATCGTGACGGTACCAGGGCCGGTTTTGATAACGAGCTTAATCGGCAAGTCTCGGAAGCGGTGCGGGTTCCGGTAATTGCATCGGGCGGCGTCGGCAATTTACAGCACCTGGCGGACGGTATTCTCGTGGGTAAAGCCGATGCGGTGCTCGCGGCGAGTATTTTCCATTTTGGCGAGTACCGTATCAGCGAAGCCAAGGCGTTTATGCGTGACCGGGGAATCGAGGTGCGTGATGACTGA
- a CDS encoding phosphoribosyl-ATP diphosphatase yields the protein MSDDILLRLMAVLASRKDADPKSSYVAGLYHQGLDSILKKIGEESAETIIAAKSGNEQQIVHETADLWFHCMVMLAQQNLDARLVLEELERRFGVSGIDEKAAREQSK from the coding sequence ATGAGTGATGATATACTCCTGCGCCTGATGGCAGTACTGGCATCGAGAAAAGACGCTGATCCTAAATCGTCCTACGTGGCGGGTTTGTATCATCAAGGTCTCGATTCCATACTGAAAAAAATTGGTGAAGAGTCGGCTGAAACAATCATTGCCGCGAAATCAGGCAATGAACAGCAAATTGTTCATGAAACCGCGGACCTTTGGTTCCACTGCATGGTGATGCTGGCACAACAGAATCTGGATGCAAGACTGGTACTCGAAGAACTGGAGCGTCGCTTTGGTGTCTCGGGAATCGATGAAAAAGCCGCACGCGAACAAAGTAAATGA
- the dtd gene encoding D-aminoacyl-tRNA deacylase, whose translation MITLLQRVSEARVGVGGETIAQIERGILIFVGVQAEDDEPTAQSFIDRLLNYRIFADAEGKMNRSLIDIEGGLLLVPQFTLAANTRKGRRPSFTSAASPQHGNRIFDFMVDYARAAYDRVACGRFGADMQVHLVNDGPVTFILE comes from the coding sequence TTGATTACACTATTGCAGCGCGTTAGCGAGGCGCGGGTTGGTGTTGGCGGGGAGACGATTGCGCAAATCGAACGGGGAATATTGATATTTGTCGGGGTGCAAGCCGAGGATGATGAGCCTACTGCCCAAAGCTTCATTGATCGCCTGCTCAATTACCGGATCTTCGCCGATGCCGAGGGTAAAATGAACCGATCGCTGATCGATATCGAAGGTGGGCTGTTGCTGGTGCCACAGTTCACGTTGGCAGCAAACACCCGCAAGGGGCGACGACCAAGTTTCACCTCTGCCGCGAGCCCGCAGCATGGCAACCGGATATTCGATTTCATGGTCGACTATGCGCGTGCCGCCTATGACCGGGTTGCCTGCGGCCGATTTGGTGCCGATATGCAGGTCCACCTGGTTAACGATGGCCCGGTAACTTTCATCCTGGAGTGA
- the hisB gene encoding imidazoleglycerol-phosphate dehydratase HisB, producing the protein MSDRSAKVSRNTLETEINVVLNLDGSGKSSFDTGIPFLEHMLEQVARHGSFDLAITAKGDLHIDDHHTVEDIGITLGQAFKEALGEKQGIMRYGHAYVPLDEALSRVVIDFSGRPGIEYRVDFSRPRIGGFDVDLIHEFFQGFVNHAPATLHIDNLFGQNAHHIAETIFKAFGRALRFAVSADERMQGAIPSTKGSL; encoded by the coding sequence ATGTCAGATCGTAGTGCAAAAGTCAGCCGCAACACACTGGAAACCGAGATCAATGTTGTGCTTAACCTCGATGGTAGTGGAAAATCGAGTTTCGATACCGGGATTCCGTTTCTCGAGCACATGCTGGAGCAGGTAGCCCGGCACGGCTCGTTCGACCTGGCGATCACCGCCAAGGGAGATCTCCATATCGACGATCATCATACGGTTGAAGATATTGGTATTACGCTGGGTCAGGCGTTCAAAGAGGCGCTGGGGGAAAAGCAGGGGATCATGCGTTACGGTCATGCCTACGTGCCGCTGGACGAAGCCCTGTCGCGGGTTGTTATCGATTTTTCGGGCCGTCCGGGTATCGAGTATCGGGTTGATTTCTCCCGCCCCCGCATCGGCGGGTTCGATGTTGACCTGATTCACGAATTCTTTCAGGGTTTCGTCAATCACGCTCCTGCAACCCTGCACATCGATAATCTTTTTGGTCAAAACGCGCACCACATTGCGGAGACGATCTTCAAGGCATTCGGTCGCGCACTGCGCTTTGCCGTTTCCGCTGATGAACGCATGCAGGGTGCGATTCCTTCGACCAAGGGATCGCTTTAG
- the gpmI gene encoding 2,3-bisphosphoglycerate-independent phosphoglycerate mutase, protein MTSRPGTLRRPTLLCILDGFGINPDPAHNAIIQAMTPNFDHYFASYPMTELEASGRGVGLPEGQMGNSEVGHMTIGSGTIVKQDLVRIDDAIEDGSFYENAALLGAVRSSKSADRPLHLVGLVSDGGVHSHIDHLSALIRLCHQHEVVPQVHMITDGRDTAPQAALSYLPQLEELLQACGGHIGTVSGRYYAMDRDQRWDRVELAWNNIVHGNGIAAESAHAAIQQSYDMGDNDEFIRPAHLPGMQTLQADDEMIFFNFRNDRVRQICAAFAFEQFDAFERGENYHPITVTCMTHYDSRLESPIAFTPMWPETTLGSVISDAGLTQLHCAETEKYAHVTFFFNGGREAPYPGEERSLIPSPRVATYDLQPEMSAAEVADSVIEAMQTEGYDFIVVNFANGDMVGHTAVREAIIKAVEALDREVGRVLEAAIASNYAVVLTADHGNCDEMVDPDSGKPHTQHSNHPVPCLVIDHDVQALLPGGDLSAIAPTVLQLMGIPQPPAMTGRSVISDNL, encoded by the coding sequence ATGACATCCAGGCCCGGGACGCTGCGCCGTCCAACTCTGTTGTGCATCCTCGATGGTTTCGGAATTAATCCGGATCCTGCTCATAATGCGATTATTCAGGCCATGACGCCAAATTTCGATCATTACTTTGCCAGCTATCCGATGACTGAACTGGAAGCTTCGGGACGCGGTGTGGGCTTACCCGAGGGTCAGATGGGCAATTCGGAAGTTGGCCACATGACCATTGGCAGTGGCACTATCGTCAAGCAGGACCTGGTGCGCATTGATGACGCGATCGAGGACGGCAGTTTTTACGAAAATGCAGCCTTGCTGGGCGCGGTGCGATCCTCAAAGTCTGCCGACAGACCGCTGCATCTCGTCGGCCTGGTTTCGGATGGCGGTGTACATAGCCATATCGACCATCTTTCTGCGCTGATTCGTTTATGTCACCAGCACGAGGTTGTGCCGCAAGTACACATGATTACCGACGGGCGCGACACCGCGCCCCAGGCAGCATTGTCTTACCTACCCCAACTCGAGGAATTACTTCAGGCTTGCGGAGGCCACATCGGTACCGTGTCAGGGCGTTACTACGCGATGGATCGCGACCAACGCTGGGATCGAGTCGAACTTGCCTGGAATAACATCGTGCACGGCAATGGCATTGCCGCGGAGTCGGCACATGCCGCGATCCAGCAAAGCTATGATATGGGTGACAATGACGAGTTTATCCGACCGGCGCATTTGCCTGGAATGCAAACCCTGCAGGCCGATGACGAAATGATTTTCTTTAATTTTCGCAACGATCGCGTACGCCAGATCTGCGCAGCCTTCGCGTTCGAGCAGTTTGATGCGTTTGAGCGTGGCGAGAACTACCACCCGATCACGGTTACCTGTATGACGCACTACGACTCACGGCTAGAGTCGCCGATCGCGTTTACACCGATGTGGCCCGAGACCACGCTGGGTAGTGTCATCAGTGATGCGGGTTTAACGCAACTGCATTGTGCTGAAACCGAAAAATACGCGCATGTCACGTTTTTCTTTAACGGCGGTCGCGAAGCGCCCTATCCCGGCGAGGAGCGCAGTTTAATCCCGTCACCGAGGGTTGCCACCTATGATCTGCAACCCGAAATGAGTGCGGCTGAAGTGGCCGATAGCGTAATCGAGGCGATGCAGACCGAGGGTTACGACTTTATCGTGGTCAACTTTGCCAACGGTGACATGGTAGGACATACGGCGGTCCGCGAGGCCATCATCAAGGCCGTTGAGGCCCTGGATCGTGAAGTGGGCCGTGTGCTCGAGGCCGCGATTGCGAGTAATTACGCTGTCGTACTGACTGCTGATCATGGCAACTGTGATGAAATGGTGGACCCGGATTCAGGCAAACCACATACCCAGCACTCCAATCATCCGGTGCCTTGCCTGGTCATTGACCACGATGTGCAGGCGCTGCTCCCGGGCGGCGATCTTTCGGCAATCGCCCCGACCGTACTGCAGTTAATGGGTATTCCACAGCCCCCGGCGATGACTGGTCGGTCCGTCATCAGCGACAACCTGTAG
- the tatB gene encoding Sec-independent protein translocase protein TatB has protein sequence MFDMGFTEMMLIGIVALIVIGPERLPGVARTAGKYFGRLKRFMTSVKADVEQELRADELRQILADQQRELDTIKDSMNVAGKAFEKEVNAVSDAGESLVQDLDEIGASDEQGSAPEIDKPDPSAVAEPVSTDRGGKAKS, from the coding sequence ATGTTTGACATGGGCTTCACCGAGATGATGCTGATCGGTATCGTCGCGCTTATCGTCATTGGTCCCGAACGTTTACCGGGAGTGGCGCGTACCGCGGGAAAATATTTCGGCCGCTTGAAGCGATTCATGACCAGTGTCAAGGCAGATGTCGAACAGGAATTGCGCGCCGATGAACTACGCCAGATTCTCGCCGACCAGCAGCGCGAACTGGATACCATAAAGGATTCCATGAATGTCGCCGGTAAGGCCTTCGAAAAGGAAGTCAACGCGGTCAGCGATGCCGGTGAATCACTGGTGCAAGATCTTGATGAAATCGGTGCCAGCGACGAGCAAGGCAGTGCTCCCGAAATTGATAAACCTGATCCAAGTGCCGTAGCGGAGCCAGTTTCGACTGATCGGGGCGGTAAAGCTAAATCGTGA
- the hisA gene encoding 1-(5-phosphoribosyl)-5-[(5-phosphoribosylamino)methylideneamino]imidazole-4-carboxamide isomerase, with translation MILIPAIDLKEGHCVRLRQGNMDESTVFSDDPVSMAGKWVEQGCNRLHLVDLDGAFEGAPANADVIQEICSSFPDMPIQIGGGIRSIETVESYLEAGVSYVIIGTMAVKRPEFITQLCAEFPGNVIIGLDARDGMVAVHGWAEGSDHSAQEMALRFEDQGVAAIVYTDISRDGMMQGVNVEATRQLAESISVPVIASGGVTDMECIIQLNAVKDSGIEGVIIGRALYERTIILPEAQAYIDQN, from the coding sequence ATGATTTTGATTCCGGCAATCGATTTAAAAGAAGGTCACTGCGTTCGACTGCGCCAGGGCAACATGGATGAAAGCACCGTGTTTTCTGACGATCCCGTGTCGATGGCCGGCAAGTGGGTGGAACAGGGCTGCAACAGGCTGCACCTGGTTGACCTTGATGGCGCATTCGAGGGCGCACCTGCCAACGCCGACGTTATCCAGGAAATCTGTTCTTCGTTTCCGGACATGCCGATCCAGATTGGTGGCGGCATCCGCAGCATAGAAACTGTCGAATCGTATCTCGAAGCCGGGGTCAGTTATGTGATTATCGGTACCATGGCGGTAAAACGACCCGAGTTCATCACCCAGTTATGTGCCGAATTTCCGGGCAATGTCATCATTGGTCTCGATGCCAGGGATGGAATGGTGGCCGTACACGGCTGGGCCGAGGGATCGGATCACAGCGCGCAGGAAATGGCGCTCCGCTTCGAGGACCAGGGCGTAGCAGCAATTGTTTATACCGACATAAGCCGTGATGGCATGATGCAGGGCGTTAATGTTGAAGCCACGAGGCAACTCGCTGAATCGATCAGCGTTCCGGTCATCGCCTCGGGCGGTGTTACCGACATGGAGTGCATAATCCAGCTCAATGCGGTCAAGGATTCGGGCATCGAGGGAGTTATTATCGGTCGCGCCCTGTACGAGCGTACTATCATCCTTCCCGAAGCTCAGGCTTATATCGATCAGAACTAG
- the ttcA gene encoding tRNA 2-thiocytidine(32) synthetase TtcA, whose protein sequence is MSQTSREVDTSALEHPGLGKLERKIRSKVGRAICDFNMIEAGDRIMVCLSGGADSYSLLDMLLALQKAAPIDFELVAVNLDQKQPGFPEQVLPDYLASLGVEFRIVEEDTYSLVKRLVPVGKTTCSLCSRLRRGVLYNAAAEFGATKIALGHHADDIVETLFLNMFFNSRLKAMPAKLRSDDQRHIVIRPLAYVREALIKQYAALRDFPIIPCNLCGSQPGSQRQAVKRMLQQWDEVYPGRVDNIVNSLGKVTASHLLDRELFDFHQLAPGTD, encoded by the coding sequence ATGAGCCAGACTAGCAGAGAAGTAGACACCAGCGCACTGGAGCATCCTGGCCTGGGTAAGCTTGAGCGAAAAATTCGCAGCAAGGTCGGACGTGCCATTTGTGATTTTAATATGATTGAAGCAGGCGACCGAATAATGGTTTGCCTGTCGGGCGGTGCTGACAGCTACAGCTTGCTCGATATGTTACTTGCGCTGCAAAAGGCGGCGCCGATCGATTTTGAACTGGTAGCGGTCAACCTGGATCAAAAGCAACCCGGTTTTCCCGAACAGGTTTTACCGGATTACCTGGCTTCGCTGGGGGTCGAATTCAGGATAGTCGAGGAGGATACCTACAGCCTCGTGAAGCGCCTGGTACCTGTGGGCAAAACGACTTGTTCGCTGTGTTCAAGATTGCGCCGGGGTGTTCTTTATAACGCGGCGGCCGAGTTTGGAGCCACGAAGATAGCATTGGGTCATCATGCGGACGACATTGTCGAAACGCTGTTTCTGAACATGTTCTTTAACAGCAGGCTAAAAGCGATGCCGGCCAAGCTCAGGAGTGATGACCAGCGTCACATCGTAATACGGCCACTGGCTTACGTGCGCGAGGCGCTGATAAAACAGTACGCTGCGCTGCGGGATTTTCCGATTATTCCGTGTAACCTGTGTGGCTCTCAACCCGGGTCGCAGCGCCAGGCGGTCAAACGAATGCTGCAGCAATGGGATGAGGTTTACCCCGGTCGCGTCGACAATATCGTCAACTCGCTCGGCAAGGTAACTGCATCGCATCTGCTCGATCGCGAACTGTTTGACTTCCATCAGCTGGCACCTGGTACTGATTGA
- the pip gene encoding prolyl aminopeptidase — MLFPAIQPTKTWRFPVTDLHTLYIEESGNPNGVPVIFLHGGPGGSCEPGHRRFFNPEAYRIILFDQRGSGKSRPHASLEDNTTWDLVADLEKIRKFLEIDRWVVFGGSWGSTLALAYAQTHPEPVLGLILRGIFLGRDEDIDWFFNGRAARIFPEAWEHFIEPIPPQERDDIITAYYQRLTSNNEIVRMGAAKAWSIWEGSSVTLLPDKNVIDHFSDPHIALSIARIECHYFCNNCFLRPGQLIEDMDRISHIPGYIVHGRYDMVCPIDQALLLKQNWEEARLKIINDAGHAVTEHGISNALVDSCNAMLEILG; from the coding sequence ATGTTATTTCCCGCCATACAACCAACCAAGACCTGGCGTTTCCCGGTAACCGACCTGCATACCTTATATATCGAAGAAAGTGGTAATCCCAACGGTGTGCCGGTCATTTTTTTGCACGGCGGCCCAGGCGGCTCCTGCGAGCCCGGGCATCGGCGTTTCTTCAATCCCGAGGCCTATCGCATCATACTTTTTGACCAGCGCGGTAGCGGAAAATCGAGGCCCCATGCAAGTCTCGAGGATAATACCACCTGGGACCTCGTCGCCGATCTCGAGAAAATTCGCAAATTCCTGGAAATTGATCGCTGGGTTGTGTTCGGCGGGTCGTGGGGATCCACGCTTGCTTTGGCCTATGCCCAGACCCATCCGGAACCGGTGTTGGGATTGATATTACGCGGAATATTCCTGGGTCGCGACGAGGATATTGACTGGTTCTTTAACGGTCGGGCGGCGCGTATTTTTCCGGAGGCCTGGGAACACTTTATTGAACCGATACCGCCGCAGGAGCGAGACGATATCATCACTGCCTACTACCAGCGGCTAACCAGCAATAATGAAATTGTCCGCATGGGTGCCGCCAAGGCCTGGTCGATCTGGGAGGGTTCATCGGTAACCTTGCTGCCCGACAAAAATGTCATCGACCATTTCAGCGATCCGCATATCGCGCTCAGCATCGCTCGCATCGAATGCCATTACTTTTGTAACAATTGTTTCCTGCGACCTGGCCAGTTGATCGAAGACATGGACAGGATTAGCCATATTCCCGGTTATATCGTGCATGGAAGATACGACATGGTGTGTCCCATTGATCAGGCCCTGCTGTTGAAGCAAAACTGGGAGGAAGCCCGGCTCAAGATCATCAATGATGCCGGTCATGCGGTAACCGAGCATGGTATATCGAATGCCCTGGTCGATAGCTGCAATGCGATGCTGGAAATTCTGGGTTGA
- the hisH gene encoding imidazole glycerol phosphate synthase subunit HisH, which translates to MQTIAVVDYGMGNLRSVVNALEVVTDGKDQVILTSTAQQVLDADRVVFPGQGAAGDCMRAIDDYGLREAILIAAAEQPFLGICMGMQVLVDRSEENQGTACLGFFEGQVKYFGDGHKDQSGVKLKIPHMGWNRVTQIQSHPLWHSIADGSRFYFVHSYYLDAEVPDLAAGVTEYGFSFTSAIARDNLFAMQCHPEKSSDSGLQLLRNFVNWNGQP; encoded by the coding sequence ATGCAAACGATTGCCGTGGTCGATTACGGCATGGGAAATCTCCGGTCGGTCGTTAACGCGCTGGAAGTCGTTACGGACGGGAAGGACCAGGTGATACTGACATCCACGGCGCAGCAGGTACTCGATGCCGATCGCGTCGTGTTTCCGGGCCAGGGCGCGGCGGGTGACTGCATGCGGGCAATCGACGATTACGGCTTGCGTGAAGCGATCCTGATCGCCGCAGCGGAACAACCTTTTCTCGGTATCTGCATGGGTATGCAGGTGCTCGTCGATCGCAGCGAAGAAAACCAGGGCACGGCATGTCTCGGGTTTTTCGAGGGGCAGGTAAAGTATTTTGGTGATGGCCATAAGGACCAAAGCGGCGTTAAACTAAAGATTCCACACATGGGCTGGAATCGCGTGACGCAAATCCAATCGCATCCCCTTTGGCATTCGATAGCTGATGGCAGCAGGTTTTATTTCGTGCATAGTTATTATCTCGATGCCGAGGTGCCGGACCTGGCGGCAGGTGTTACCGAATACGGCTTCAGCTTTACCAGCGCCATTGCACGAGATAATTTATTTGCCATGCAATGCCATCCCGAAAAAAGTTCGGATTCGGGCCTGCAGTTATTGCGAAACTTTGTAAATTGGAACGGTCAGCCATGA
- the hisI gene encoding phosphoribosyl-AMP cyclohydrolase yields MTDWLEQLKWNSDGLVPAIAQDYQSGEVLMMAWMNREALQLSSEQGRAVYWSRSRQKLWFKGESSGHVQQLREIRVDCDADVVLLQVEQIGGIACHTGRRRCFFRVLKDGEWEIDEEIIKNPDEIYR; encoded by the coding sequence ATGACTGACTGGCTTGAACAGCTTAAGTGGAATAGTGATGGCCTGGTACCGGCGATTGCACAGGATTACCAGTCGGGTGAAGTATTAATGATGGCCTGGATGAATCGCGAAGCCCTGCAACTGAGCAGCGAACAGGGTCGTGCAGTATACTGGTCCAGGTCTCGCCAAAAGCTCTGGTTTAAGGGTGAATCGTCGGGTCACGTCCAGCAGTTGCGGGAAATTCGTGTCGACTGCGACGCCGATGTGGTGTTACTGCAGGTCGAACAGATCGGCGGAATCGCCTGTCATACGGGCCGGAGGCGCTGTTTCTTTCGTGTTTTAAAGGATGGAGAATGGGAAATCGATGAAGAAATTATCAAAAATCCCGACGAGATTTATCGATGA
- a CDS encoding TrkH family potassium uptake protein: MQLLVIQRILGLLMMVFSSTLLPPIVTGLIYKDGAVLPFVEAFALTLVTGFLFYLPVSQHRRELRLRDGFLVVVLFWTVLGVAGGLPIYLSGIYDISITDAVFESISGITTTGATVIVGIDDLPHSLLLYRQELQWLGGMGIIVLAVAVLPMLGVGGMQLFRAETPGPVKDTKLTPRITETAKALWYIYLGLTVACCLAYWMAGMSFFDAMSHSFSTVAIGGFSTHDASIGYFDSTAIQFIAIVFMLLSGINFAIHFTAFRHRSLKPYQRDAEFRTYILVLFIVSVITIGYLQLKHTFDSTTESIIEGLFQVVSIGTTTGFTTAEYYSWPGFLPVLLLYVSFIGGCSGSTGGGIKVIRILLLVKQGVRELRRLVHPNAQIAVKIGKKSMPENVIEAVWGFFAAYFAISALMILLLMATGLDQETAFSAVAACLNNLGPGLGDVGRNFASINDPAKWILCMAMLLGRLEIFTLLVLFTPSFWRK, translated from the coding sequence ATGCAGCTCCTCGTAATACAACGCATTCTTGGCCTGCTGATGATGGTATTCAGCAGTACGCTGCTACCGCCAATCGTTACCGGCCTGATTTACAAGGATGGTGCGGTGTTGCCCTTCGTAGAAGCATTCGCCCTGACCCTGGTTACCGGGTTCCTGTTTTACCTGCCGGTGAGTCAGCATCGGAGAGAGCTGCGTTTGCGCGATGGATTTCTGGTGGTGGTGCTGTTCTGGACGGTGTTGGGTGTCGCCGGTGGACTGCCAATCTACCTGTCCGGGATCTACGATATTTCAATTACCGACGCGGTGTTCGAATCGATTTCCGGGATTACCACGACTGGAGCCACAGTCATTGTCGGCATCGATGATTTGCCTCACTCGCTATTGCTTTATCGACAGGAACTGCAATGGCTTGGCGGTATGGGGATTATCGTACTCGCGGTGGCGGTGTTACCGATGCTTGGCGTCGGGGGCATGCAGCTGTTTCGTGCTGAAACCCCGGGCCCGGTGAAAGATACCAAGCTGACACCGCGCATCACCGAGACCGCGAAAGCCTTGTGGTATATCTATCTGGGACTGACCGTGGCCTGTTGCCTGGCTTACTGGATGGCAGGGATGTCATTTTTTGATGCAATGTCACATTCCTTTTCGACCGTGGCGATCGGTGGATTCTCCACCCATGATGCCAGTATCGGATACTTCGACAGCACCGCGATCCAGTTCATCGCGATCGTTTTCATGCTGCTTTCGGGAATTAATTTTGCGATCCACTTTACTGCCTTCCGACATCGTTCGCTGAAGCCGTACCAACGCGATGCAGAGTTTCGCACCTACATCCTGGTGCTGTTTATTGTCAGCGTGATTACAATTGGCTACCTGCAACTGAAGCACACTTTCGATTCGACTACCGAATCGATCATCGAGGGATTATTCCAGGTTGTATCAATCGGCACCACGACCGGTTTTACCACCGCCGAGTACTACAGCTGGCCGGGATTCCTGCCGGTTCTACTGCTCTACGTGAGTTTCATCGGGGGATGTTCGGGATCTACCGGGGGTGGCATCAAGGTGATTCGTATCCTGCTGCTGGTCAAGCAGGGAGTTCGCGAGTTGCGGCGACTGGTACATCCAAATGCGCAAATAGCGGTCAAGATTGGGAAAAAGTCGATGCCGGAAAACGTCATCGAAGCTGTGTGGGGTTTTTTCGCAGCCTATTTCGCGATCTCGGCACTGATGATCCTGCTGCTGATGGCGACCGGCCTGGACCAGGAAACGGCGTTTTCAGCGGTAGCAGCCTGCCTAAATAATCTCGGCCCGGGGCTTGGCGATGTAGGCAGGAATTTCGCTTCTATTAATGATCCCGCTAAGTGGATACTGTGCATGGCGATGCTGCTGGGTCGGCTGGAAATTTTCACCTTGCTGGTTTTGTTTACACCTTCATTCTGGCGCAAGTAA